The following are encoded together in the Pseudomonas maumuensis genome:
- the ptsP gene encoding phosphoenolpyruvate--protein phosphotransferase — translation MPDNNKIILHAPLAGPLVPLEQVPDPVFSSATLGDGVAIDPLNDVLYAPCAGEVVQLARTGHALTLRAANGAEILLHIGVDTVQLQGRGFSPLVALGDQVSQGQPLVRFDMDLVAQHCVSLVTVMLISNGPGFGLRRLEAGNAQLGAALLEVEATGREANGRPVSHESARGHARVAHHGGLHARPAALLRQTAQGFQSHAVLRFAEREADLDSLVAVMGLGVGEGAEVELICTGPDSQTALLALIAAVQTASVGERHAAHAPTSTAMPKPAAGPGMLTGVCAAPGLAQGPLARLDGVSLPPDNGDNDPAAQHQALNTALAEVRHAIDRDWRHLPRGQEDAAAILEAHLALLDDPALLGDARQHIANGVAASHAWSRAIDTQCQILRSLGNPLLAERANDLYDLQQRVLRALLGETRQLRLPPSAIVVAHELTPSDLLLLARHEVAGLCMAAGGATSHVAILARARGLPCLVAVGEALLELPAGTPLVLDADQGRLETEADAQRLAEVQRHVQQRRETRQRQQAAAQQSARTRDGQVIEVAANVASAEEAAEALAQGADGIGLLRSEFLFIDRPTAPDETEQRSAYQAVLDAMGERPVIIRTIDVGGDKQLDYLPLPAEANPVLGLRGIRLGQVRPELLDQQLRALLQVSPQQRCRIMLPMVTEVDELIAIRQRLDRLAGELGIGQRAELGVMIEVPAAALLAERLAEHADFFSIGTNDLSQYTLAMDRDHAGLAARVDALHPALLRLIELTCQGAAKHGRWVGVCGALASDPLATPVLIGLGVAELSVSAPQIGEIKAQVRQLDAAACRRFSQGLLGLSSAAAVRQACRDFTAQSHAQPAAAAALQQ, via the coding sequence ATGCCCGACAATAACAAGATCATCCTCCATGCCCCGCTCGCCGGGCCGCTGGTGCCGCTGGAGCAGGTGCCGGACCCGGTGTTCAGCAGCGCCACCCTCGGTGACGGCGTCGCCATCGACCCGCTCAACGATGTGCTGTATGCCCCGTGTGCCGGCGAGGTGGTGCAACTGGCCCGCACCGGCCACGCGCTGACCCTGCGCGCAGCCAACGGCGCGGAAATCCTCCTGCATATCGGTGTCGACACCGTGCAACTGCAGGGCCGTGGCTTCTCGCCATTGGTGGCGCTGGGCGACCAGGTCAGCCAAGGCCAGCCGCTGGTGCGCTTCGACATGGACCTGGTGGCGCAGCACTGTGTCAGCCTGGTTACGGTGATGCTGATCAGCAATGGCCCAGGCTTTGGCCTGAGGCGACTGGAAGCAGGCAATGCGCAGCTCGGCGCGGCGCTGCTGGAGGTCGAGGCCACGGGCCGCGAAGCGAATGGCCGGCCGGTCAGCCATGAAAGCGCGCGCGGACACGCCCGGGTCGCTCATCACGGCGGCCTGCACGCCCGCCCCGCCGCCTTGCTGCGCCAGACTGCGCAAGGCTTCCAGAGCCATGCCGTGCTGCGCTTCGCCGAGCGCGAGGCCGACCTCGACAGCCTGGTGGCGGTCATGGGCCTGGGCGTTGGCGAAGGCGCCGAAGTCGAACTGATCTGCACCGGGCCGGACAGCCAAACCGCGCTGCTGGCGTTGATCGCTGCCGTGCAGACAGCCTCGGTCGGTGAGCGCCATGCCGCGCACGCGCCGACCAGCACCGCCATGCCCAAGCCCGCTGCCGGGCCCGGCATGCTTACCGGTGTCTGCGCCGCCCCCGGCCTGGCTCAAGGCCCGCTGGCCCGGCTGGACGGGGTCAGCCTGCCGCCCGACAACGGCGACAACGACCCCGCCGCACAGCACCAGGCGTTGAACACGGCCTTGGCCGAAGTGCGTCACGCCATCGACCGCGACTGGCGCCACCTGCCGCGCGGCCAGGAGGACGCAGCCGCGATCCTCGAGGCCCACCTGGCCTTGCTCGACGATCCGGCCCTGCTTGGCGACGCCCGCCAGCATATCGCCAACGGCGTCGCCGCCAGCCATGCCTGGAGCCGTGCCATCGATACCCAGTGCCAGATCCTGCGCAGCCTGGGCAACCCATTGCTGGCCGAGCGCGCCAACGACCTTTACGACCTGCAACAGCGTGTTCTGCGGGCCTTGCTTGGTGAAACCCGGCAACTGCGCCTGCCGCCCTCGGCCATTGTCGTCGCCCATGAACTAACGCCCTCCGACCTGCTGCTACTGGCCCGCCATGAGGTCGCCGGGCTGTGCATGGCCGCCGGCGGCGCCACCTCGCACGTCGCCATCCTTGCCCGCGCCCGCGGCCTGCCGTGCCTGGTGGCCGTGGGCGAAGCGCTGCTGGAGCTGCCCGCCGGCACGCCGCTGGTGCTGGACGCCGACCAGGGCCGCCTGGAAACCGAGGCTGATGCGCAGCGCCTGGCCGAGGTGCAGCGTCATGTGCAACAGCGCCGCGAAACCCGCCAACGCCAGCAGGCCGCCGCCCAACAGAGCGCCCGCACCCGCGATGGCCAAGTGATCGAGGTCGCAGCCAACGTTGCCAGTGCCGAGGAGGCCGCCGAGGCCTTGGCCCAAGGTGCTGACGGCATCGGCCTGCTGCGCAGCGAGTTCCTGTTCATCGACCGCCCCACCGCGCCGGACGAGACCGAGCAGCGCAGCGCCTACCAGGCCGTGCTCGATGCCATGGGCGAACGCCCGGTGATCATCCGTACCATCGATGTAGGCGGCGACAAGCAGCTCGACTACCTGCCCCTGCCGGCCGAGGCCAACCCGGTGCTGGGCCTGCGCGGCATCCGCCTGGGCCAGGTGCGCCCGGAACTGCTCGACCAGCAGTTGCGCGCGCTGCTGCAGGTCAGCCCGCAACAGCGTTGCCGGATCATGTTGCCGATGGTGACCGAAGTCGACGAGCTGATCGCCATCCGCCAGCGCCTGGACCGGCTGGCCGGCGAACTGGGTATCGGGCAACGCGCCGAGCTGGGGGTGATGATCGAGGTGCCGGCCGCCGCGCTGCTCGCCGAGCGCCTGGCCGAACATGCCGATTTCTTCTCCATCGGCACCAACGACCTGTCCCAGTACACCCTGGCCATGGACCGCGACCACGCCGGGCTGGCTGCGCGGGTGGATGCCTTGCACCCCGCCCTGCTGCGCCTGATAGAGCTGACCTGCCAGGGCGCGGCGAAGCACGGGCGCTGGGTCGGCGTGTGCGGTGCGCTGGCCTCCGACCCGCTGGCCACGCCGGTGCTGATAGGGCTGGGGGTGGCTGAGCTATCGGTCAGCGCACCGCAGATCGGCGAGATCAAGGCGCAGGTGCGCCAGCTCGATGCCGCCGCCTGCCGTCGCTTCAGCCAAGGCCTGCTGGGCTTGTCCAGCGCCGCCGCGGTGCGCCAGGCCTGCCGCGACTTCACCGCCCAGTCCCACGCCCAACCGGCCGCCGCCGCGGCCCTACAACAATAA
- a CDS encoding SIS domain-containing protein, with the protein MSSRMLEEARSCADVVERQNQALDPRLEALSEQLRRLDPQVALTVARGSSDHAASYFAYVAMQQLGLPVASLPMSVVTLQQAPLRVRGQVALGFSQSGQSPDLVDSLRRLNQCGATTVSLVNAEGSPLEQACQHHLPLGAGPELSVAATKSFVATLSASARLVAHWGQDRALLAAGLALPTQLREAAAQDWSPALDTLRDAERLMVIGRGAGFAIAQEAALKLKETSVIQAEAFSSAEVRHGPMALIDAQYPLLVFAPRGVEQAGLLQLAADMRQRGAHVLLAAPADIAGRDLTLSCAEHPALDPLLAIQSFYVMAAGLAEARGLDPDQPRHLSKVTCTQ; encoded by the coding sequence ATGAGTTCAAGGATGCTCGAAGAGGCCCGCAGCTGCGCCGATGTCGTCGAACGACAGAACCAGGCGCTGGACCCGCGCCTGGAAGCCCTGAGCGAACAGCTGCGTCGGCTCGACCCGCAGGTGGCGCTGACCGTGGCCCGGGGCAGTTCGGATCACGCCGCCAGTTACTTCGCCTATGTCGCCATGCAGCAACTCGGCCTGCCAGTGGCGTCGCTGCCAATGTCGGTGGTGACCTTGCAGCAGGCGCCGCTGCGGGTACGCGGCCAGGTAGCGCTGGGCTTCTCGCAGTCGGGCCAGAGCCCGGACCTGGTCGACAGCCTGCGGCGCCTGAACCAGTGCGGCGCGACCACCGTGTCGCTGGTCAATGCCGAGGGCTCGCCGCTGGAGCAGGCCTGCCAGCACCACCTGCCGCTGGGCGCCGGCCCCGAGCTGTCGGTGGCGGCGACCAAGAGCTTCGTCGCCACCCTGAGCGCCAGCGCCCGCCTGGTCGCCCATTGGGGCCAGGACCGTGCCCTGCTGGCAGCCGGCCTTGCCCTGCCCACGCAATTGCGTGAAGCCGCCGCCCAGGACTGGAGCCCGGCCCTCGACACCTTGCGCGATGCCGAACGGCTGATGGTGATCGGCCGTGGCGCCGGCTTTGCTATCGCCCAGGAAGCGGCGCTCAAGCTCAAGGAAACTTCGGTGATCCAGGCCGAGGCCTTCAGCAGCGCCGAGGTGCGCCACGGCCCCATGGCGCTGATCGACGCCCAGTACCCGCTGCTGGTGTTCGCCCCGCGCGGCGTCGAGCAGGCCGGCCTGCTGCAACTGGCCGCCGACATGCGCCAGCGCGGCGCCCATGTGCTGCTGGCGGCGCCCGCCGATATCGCCGGGCGCGACCTCACCCTGAGCTGCGCCGAACACCCGGCCCTGGACCCGCTGCTGGCGATCCAGAGCTTCTACGTCATGGCCGCGGGCCTGGCCGAGGCCCGTGGCCTCGACCCCGACCAGCCGCGCCACCTGAGCAAAGTGACCTGCACGCAGTGA
- the nagA gene encoding N-acetylglucosamine-6-phosphate deacetylase, whose translation MDIANILTPDGWVHGQLHLENGRIQAIEGTPCDPQANDLPYLLPGFIDLHVHGGGGSDIMQGGEAFATIARTHRRFGTTSLLATTMTAPREELARVLGELGAHLKQPRQGARILGVHLEGPYINPGKLGAQPNFAHQALLDEVEEYLALAPIKVITIAPEIAGHLPLIQALSQRGIRLQIGHTLGSYEEGVAALEAGASSFTHLYNAMSPLHHREPGIVGAALAHARYAELIPDLLHVHPGAIKVALRAIPCLYCVTDSTAAAGMPDGEYRLGSHTVTKCLGGVRLPDGTLAGSTLTMDQALRNLVKIGLPLAEASERLSRYPADYLGIADRGRLQPGAWADAVLLDRQLNLTAVMVEGETA comes from the coding sequence ATGGACATCGCCAACATCCTCACCCCCGACGGCTGGGTGCACGGACAACTGCACCTCGAAAACGGCCGCATACAGGCCATCGAGGGCACCCCGTGCGACCCGCAGGCCAACGACCTGCCGTACCTGTTGCCCGGTTTCATCGACCTGCATGTGCACGGCGGCGGCGGCAGCGACATCATGCAGGGCGGTGAGGCCTTCGCCACCATTGCCCGCACCCATCGGCGCTTCGGCACCACCTCGCTGCTGGCCACCACCATGACCGCGCCACGCGAGGAACTGGCCCGCGTGCTGGGCGAACTGGGCGCGCACCTCAAGCAACCGCGCCAGGGCGCGCGCATTCTCGGCGTGCATCTGGAAGGCCCGTATATCAACCCCGGCAAGCTCGGCGCCCAGCCGAACTTCGCCCACCAGGCGCTGCTCGACGAAGTCGAGGAGTACCTGGCCCTGGCGCCGATCAAGGTCATCACCATCGCCCCGGAAATCGCCGGGCACCTGCCGCTGATCCAGGCCTTGAGCCAGCGCGGCATCCGCCTGCAGATCGGCCACACCCTGGGCAGCTACGAGGAAGGCGTGGCGGCCCTGGAAGCCGGCGCCAGCAGCTTCACCCACCTGTACAACGCCATGAGCCCGCTGCACCACCGCGAGCCGGGCATCGTTGGCGCGGCCCTGGCCCACGCCCGCTACGCCGAGCTGATCCCCGACCTGCTGCACGTGCATCCCGGGGCGATCAAGGTAGCCCTGCGCGCGATCCCGTGCCTGTACTGCGTCACCGACTCCACCGCCGCCGCCGGCATGCCCGACGGCGAATACCGCCTGGGCAGCCACACCGTGACCAAGTGCCTGGGCGGCGTGCGCCTGCCCGACGGCACCCTGGCCGGCAGCACCCTGACCATGGACCAGGCCCTGCGCAACCTGGTGAAGATCGGCCTGCCCCTGGCCGAAGCCTCCGAGCGCCTGTCCCGCTACCCCGCCGATTACCTCGGCATCGCCGACCGTGGCCGCCTGCAACCGGGCGCCTGGGCCGACGCGGTGCTGCTCGATCGCCAACTGAACCTGACCGCCGTGATGGTCGAAGGAGAAACCGCATGA
- a CDS encoding GntR family transcriptional regulator — protein MRPLEALRPDDTSATPLYLQLARNLEQAIHAGQWTADQALPSERTLSETLDISRVTARKALEVLLEQGLIQRIQGSGTFITPRLEQPLSRLSSFSEMLRMKGFVPSSQWLERSIGTPSSDELIRLGLSPTDQVAHLKRLRKADDIVMAVEVSTLPARLLGDPQAIGDSLYQHLDQLGRPVVRALQHIRAINASDELAAQVGIAPGTAMLLMTRIGYLDDNTAIELTDTYCRNDYYDFVAELRR, from the coding sequence ATGCGTCCTCTAGAGGCCCTGCGCCCCGACGACACCAGCGCCACCCCGCTCTACCTGCAGCTGGCACGCAACCTGGAGCAGGCCATCCATGCCGGCCAGTGGACCGCCGACCAGGCCCTGCCCTCGGAACGCACTCTCAGCGAAACCCTGGACATCTCCCGGGTCACCGCGCGCAAGGCCCTCGAAGTCCTGCTCGAACAAGGCCTGATCCAGCGCATCCAGGGTTCCGGTACCTTCATCACGCCACGCCTCGAACAACCCCTGTCACGCCTGTCGAGCTTCAGCGAAATGCTGCGCATGAAAGGCTTCGTGCCCAGCTCGCAGTGGCTGGAGCGCAGTATCGGCACGCCGAGCAGCGACGAACTGATCCGCCTCGGCCTGTCGCCCACCGACCAGGTGGCCCACCTTAAGCGCCTGCGCAAGGCCGACGATATCGTCATGGCGGTGGAGGTCAGCACCCTGCCCGCCCGCCTGCTCGGCGACCCACAGGCCATCGGCGATTCGCTGTACCAGCACCTCGACCAACTAGGCCGCCCGGTGGTCCGCGCCCTGCAACATATCCGCGCGATCAACGCCAGCGACGAACTGGCCGCCCAGGTGGGCATCGCCCCCGGCACCGCCATGCTGCTGATGACCCGGATCGGCTACCTCGACGACAACACCGCCATCGAGCTGACCGACACCTACTGCCGCAACGACTACTACGACTTCGTCGCCGAACTGCGACGCTGA
- the tatC gene encoding twin-arginine translocase subunit TatC, which translates to MSLALDQAARMPLTDHLRDLRKRLMRCLLVIALVFCGLFPFAQTLYTHISEPLRRYLPEGASMIATSVTSPFLAPFKLTAMCALFVAMPLLLHQAWGFIAPGLYRRERRIALPLLVSSIVLFYGGMAFAFFLVFPMMFGFFASVTPDGVEMMTDIGLYLDFILALFLAFGLAFEIPVATFIVVWAGLTDVATLRRSRPYVIVGCFVVGMILTPPDVFSQTMLAVPMWVLFEVGLLACGLVRRAG; encoded by the coding sequence ATGTCCCTCGCCCTTGACCAGGCGGCGCGCATGCCGCTGACCGATCATCTGCGCGACCTGCGCAAGCGCCTGATGCGCTGCCTGCTGGTGATCGCGCTGGTGTTCTGCGGGCTGTTCCCCTTTGCCCAGACGCTGTACACGCACATTTCCGAACCGCTGCGCCGTTACCTGCCTGAAGGCGCCAGTATGATCGCCACCAGCGTCACCTCGCCGTTTCTTGCGCCGTTCAAGCTGACGGCGATGTGCGCGCTGTTCGTCGCCATGCCGCTGCTACTGCACCAGGCCTGGGGCTTCATCGCCCCGGGGCTGTACCGCCGCGAACGGCGCATCGCCCTGCCCCTGCTGGTGTCGAGCATCGTGCTGTTCTACGGCGGCATGGCGTTCGCGTTCTTCCTGGTGTTCCCGATGATGTTCGGTTTTTTCGCCAGCGTGACCCCGGACGGGGTCGAAATGATGACCGACATCGGCCTGTACCTGGACTTCATCCTGGCGCTGTTTTTGGCGTTCGGCCTGGCCTTCGAGATCCCGGTGGCGACCTTCATCGTGGTCTGGGCGGGGCTGACCGACGTGGCCACGCTGCGGCGCAGCCGGCCCTATGTGATCGTCGGCTGCTTCGTGGTGGGGATGATCCTGACCCCGCCGGATGTGTTTTCGCAGACCATGCTGGCGGTGCCGATGTGGGTGCTGTTCGAGGTGGGGTTGCTGGCGTGTGGGTTGGTGCGCCGGGCTGGGTAG
- the tatB gene encoding Sec-independent protein translocase protein TatB — translation MFEIGFTELLLVGIVALLVLGPERLPVAARTLGRGLGQARRALNALKAQVEREIDMPALDAAPLQRLEQELRQGIQLDATPANDPTPVAQAKESA, via the coding sequence ATGTTCGAGATCGGCTTCACCGAACTGCTGTTGGTGGGCATCGTCGCCCTGCTGGTGCTCGGCCCCGAGCGCCTGCCGGTGGCGGCGCGGACCCTGGGCCGTGGGCTGGGCCAGGCCCGTCGGGCACTGAATGCGTTGAAGGCGCAGGTGGAACGGGAGATCGACATGCCCGCCCTGGATGCCGCGCCGTTGCAGCGCCTGGAGCAGGAGCTGCGCCAAGGTATCCAGCTCGACGCGACGCCGGCCAATGACCCGACACCCGTCGCCCAGGCCAAGGAGAGCGCTTGA
- the tatA gene encoding twin-arginine translocase TatA/TatE family subunit — MGGIGIWQLVIVLLIVFLLFGTKRLKGLGGDVGEAIQGFRKSMGGTADNTVEQQPQVLNNQPVQQTQTDRQA; from the coding sequence ATGGGTGGCATCGGAATCTGGCAATTGGTGATCGTGCTGTTGATCGTCTTCCTGCTGTTCGGCACCAAGCGGCTCAAGGGGCTGGGCGGTGATGTCGGCGAGGCGATCCAGGGCTTTCGCAAGTCCATGGGCGGCACTGCCGACAACACTGTCGAGCAACAGCCGCAGGTGCTGAACAATCAGCCGGTGCAGCAGACGCAAACGGATCGTCAGGCCTGA
- the gspK gene encoding type II secretion system minor pseudopilin GspK gives MGRRRQRGAALLMVLVVLAMLAAGLAWLVEDGRRQVDAVRLLHQRVQVRAMEQAGLAYASQALRDPAWRASPLFWQALRGQPLAYDFGAGKAQLRVIDQHSCFNVNALLGEDGRRAERQLRQLLGDDMAAERLVDALADWLDADSDARLQGAESAQYLRQQPPRLAANQPMLDTSELNLLLEPDSARQGRYRMLCALPSTSGWRLNANALGLEHLPLLEAMYEGRFSRSMLSRVISARPAAGYVDAAALRQALGAVDDETFARLSEGLLLNSGHFVLQLSFEEEGYTLRSQFQIEALGVVQWHARVPAQQVRVRGREPVAG, from the coding sequence ATGGGGCGCAGGCGACAACGGGGCGCGGCACTGCTGATGGTGCTGGTGGTGCTGGCGATGCTGGCGGCGGGGCTGGCCTGGCTGGTGGAGGATGGCCGGCGCCAGGTGGACGCGGTGCGTCTGCTGCACCAGCGAGTGCAGGTGCGCGCCATGGAGCAGGCTGGCCTGGCCTACGCCTCCCAGGCCCTGCGCGATCCGGCCTGGCGCGCCAGCCCGCTGTTCTGGCAGGCCCTGCGTGGGCAGCCGCTGGCCTACGACTTTGGTGCCGGCAAGGCGCAGTTACGGGTGATCGACCAGCACAGTTGCTTCAACGTCAACGCCCTGCTGGGAGAGGACGGCCGACGGGCCGAGCGCCAGTTGCGCCAGCTGTTGGGCGATGACATGGCCGCCGAACGGCTGGTCGATGCCCTGGCCGACTGGTTGGACGCCGACAGCGATGCCCGCCTGCAGGGCGCCGAGAGCGCCCAGTACCTGCGCCAGCAGCCACCGCGGCTGGCGGCCAACCAGCCCATGCTCGACACCAGTGAACTCAACCTGCTGCTGGAACCGGACAGTGCTCGGCAAGGCCGCTATCGAATGCTTTGCGCACTGCCTTCGACCAGCGGCTGGCGGCTCAATGCCAATGCCCTGGGGTTGGAGCACCTGCCGCTGCTGGAGGCGATGTACGAAGGACGGTTCTCCCGCTCGATGCTCAGCCGCGTGATCAGTGCCCGCCCGGCGGCCGGGTATGTCGATGCCGCGGCCTTGCGCCAGGCGCTGGGGGCGGTGGATGACGAGACCTTCGCCCGCCTAAGCGAAGGGCTGTTGCTCAACAGCGGCCATTTCGTCCTGCAGCTGTCGTTCGAGGAGGAGGGGTACACGCTGCGCAGCCAGTTCCAGATCGAGGCGCTGGGCGTGGTGCAGTGGCATGCGCGGGTGCCGGCGCAGCAGGTGCGGGTCAGGGGGCGGGAGCCCGTAGCCGGGTGA
- a CDS encoding PhoX family protein — protein sequence MSRDTGDNLDRNQSGNLPMASVMDTYLSRRSVVRGSLGAAIAMIAGAGLSGCFDSGGGSDHDDPAPQPEKPKLKLGFNSIAGSRTDACVVAAGYSAYVLAPWGTPLNATANPWKADGSNTSTDQANAMGMHHDGMHFFPINGSSSDGLLAINFEYIDTAALHPAGPTTVAGKRPVEEVRKEINAHGAGVVRISKVAGRWQVVDNDPLNRRFTTVSLMDIAGPMRGTDHVKTKFSPTGTQCRGTNNNCGNGYTPWGTYLTCEENWPGIFVNKGVRPANQVRIGVSSSSGQYKWETAAGDASEVAGEFARFDITPSGASATDDFRNEASTYGYIVEIDPYTNNTLAVKRTALGRFRHEGCCPGLPVAGKPLVWYTGDDSNNEYLYKFVSDALWDPADANPADRLATGAKYMDKGKLYVARFDANGTGAWLLLDVATPTTAGSTLGAQFGDLPGIILNTRGAADAVGATPMDRPEWTAVNPLNGDVYLTLTNNSARTAAKVDAANPRGPNRHGHIIRWHDSDDHKTFTWDIFVFGANAAGAPDINRSGLTELNQFASPDGMSFDSRGVLWFETDNGEATLTSYTNDQVLAVIPTDLVDANGKQIPVNATNQVDLRRFFVGPNGCEVTGIAFTPDNKTMFVNIQHPDNWPSTDKATDLTPAGTSVRPRASTVVIQRNDGGEIGTA from the coding sequence ATGAGTCGAGATACCGGCGATAACCTGGACCGCAACCAGAGCGGCAACCTGCCGATGGCCAGTGTCATGGACACTTACCTGAGCCGTCGCTCCGTGGTGCGCGGCAGCCTCGGCGCGGCCATCGCCATGATCGCCGGTGCCGGCCTGAGCGGTTGCTTCGACAGCGGCGGCGGCTCGGATCACGACGATCCAGCGCCGCAGCCGGAGAAACCCAAACTCAAGCTCGGCTTCAACTCCATCGCCGGCTCGCGCACCGACGCCTGCGTGGTCGCCGCCGGCTACAGCGCCTACGTGCTGGCCCCTTGGGGCACACCGCTGAACGCCACAGCCAACCCATGGAAGGCCGACGGCAGCAACACCTCCACCGACCAGGCCAACGCCATGGGCATGCACCACGACGGCATGCACTTCTTCCCCATCAACGGCAGCTCCAGCGATGGCCTGCTGGCGATCAACTTCGAATACATCGACACCGCCGCCCTGCACCCGGCCGGCCCCACCACCGTCGCCGGCAAACGCCCGGTCGAAGAAGTGCGCAAGGAGATCAACGCCCATGGCGCCGGCGTGGTGCGCATCAGCAAGGTCGCCGGGCGCTGGCAGGTGGTCGACAACGACCCGCTAAACCGCCGCTTCACCACCGTCTCGCTGATGGATATCGCAGGCCCGATGCGCGGCACCGACCACGTCAAGACCAAGTTCTCGCCCACCGGCACCCAGTGCCGCGGCACCAACAACAACTGCGGCAACGGCTACACCCCGTGGGGCACCTACCTGACCTGCGAGGAGAACTGGCCCGGCATCTTCGTCAATAAAGGTGTGCGCCCGGCCAACCAAGTGCGTATCGGCGTCTCTTCGAGCAGTGGCCAGTACAAGTGGGAAACCGCTGCCGGCGATGCCAGTGAAGTGGCCGGCGAATTCGCCCGTTTCGACATCACCCCCAGCGGCGCCAGCGCCACCGACGACTTCCGCAACGAAGCCAGCACCTATGGCTACATCGTCGAGATCGACCCGTACACCAACAACACCCTGGCAGTGAAGCGCACCGCCCTGGGCCGCTTCCGCCACGAAGGCTGCTGCCCTGGCCTGCCGGTGGCCGGCAAGCCGCTGGTCTGGTACACCGGCGACGACTCCAACAACGAGTACCTGTACAAGTTCGTCTCCGACGCGCTGTGGGACCCGGCCGACGCCAACCCCGCCGACCGCCTGGCCACCGGCGCCAAGTACATGGACAAGGGCAAGCTGTATGTCGCCCGCTTCGATGCCAACGGCACCGGCGCCTGGCTGCTGCTCGACGTGGCCACCCCGACCACCGCCGGCAGCACCCTGGGCGCTCAGTTCGGCGACCTGCCGGGCATCATCCTCAACACCCGTGGCGCTGCCGATGCCGTGGGTGCCACGCCCATGGACCGCCCCGAGTGGACCGCCGTCAACCCGCTCAACGGCGACGTCTACCTGACCCTGACCAACAACAGCGCACGCACCGCGGCCAAGGTCGACGCGGCCAACCCACGCGGGCCGAACCGCCACGGCCATATCATCCGCTGGCACGACAGCGACGACCACAAGACCTTCACCTGGGACATCTTCGTGTTCGGCGCCAACGCCGCCGGCGCGCCGGACATCAACCGCTCGGGCCTGACCGAACTGAACCAGTTCGCCAGCCCCGACGGCATGAGCTTCGATAGCCGCGGCGTGCTGTGGTTCGAGACCGACAACGGCGAAGCCACTCTGACCAGCTACACCAACGACCAGGTGCTGGCGGTGATCCCCACCGACCTGGTGGACGCCAACGGCAAGCAGATCCCGGTCAACGCCACCAACCAGGTGGACCTGCGCCGCTTCTTCGTCGGGCCGAACGGCTGCGAGGTGACGGGGATTGCCTTCACCCCGGACAACAAGACCATGTTCGTCAACATCCAGCACCCGGACAACTGGCCGAGCACCGACAAGGCCACCGACCTCACGCCGGCCGGCACCTCGGTGCGGCCACGGGCTTCGACGGTGGTGATCCAGCGTAACGATGGCGGGGAGATCGGCACGGCCTGA